From a single Papaver somniferum cultivar HN1 unplaced genomic scaffold, ASM357369v1 unplaced-scaffold_133, whole genome shotgun sequence genomic region:
- the LOC113333642 gene encoding uncharacterized protein LOC113333642, producing MSSMFDKGWMKCARTSVQYIEGVRSFIEFVRKNGGGRTKFSCPCNSCKNGKGPLSLGEIDYHLVKNGVQLTYTTWRFHGEKSHKDKPRSDSVGVAVENVGIGVDNLGNSAENVEGFAEKFNPACSVDENVGVHSRVHKDDGTSSSKKKRYFYKRAREPLYPSCPKEKTPLCAAIKLNNIKTQYGFSDNGVTAILELFKELLPDGSTLPCKFHDVKKLIPELGMDYITYDACINDCILYWKDHASLVKCHVCQEPRYEKVFNDDRKLTQVARKTLRHFPLIKRLQRFYNIPWIAEAMYWHSRA from the coding sequence ATGTCATCAATGTTTGATAAAGGATGGATGAAATGTGCGCGTACTTCTGTTCAATACATAGAAGGTGTAAGATCATTCATAGAGTTTGTGCGCAAAAATGGTGGTGGCAGAACGAAGTTCTCCTGTCCTTGTAACAGTTGTAAGAATGGTAAAGGACCTCTATCTCTAGGTGAAATTGATTATCATTTGGTCAAGAATGGTGTTCAGTTGACCTATACAACGTGGCGTTTCCATGGGGAAAAGTCACATAAAGATAAACCTAGAAGTGATAGTGTAGGAGTTGCAGTTGAAAACGTAGGAATTGGAGTTGACAATCTaggaaattcagctgagaatgtgGAAGGTTTTGCTGAGAAGTTTAATCCTGCTTGTAGTGTAGATGAGAATGTTGGCGTACATAGTAGGGTTCACAAAGATGATGGAACTAGTAGTAGCaagaaaaaaagatatttttATAAGCGTGCTAGAGAACCTTTATATCCTTCATGTCCCAAGGAAAAGACACCACTGTGTGCTGCTATTAAACTAAACAACATAAAGACCCAATATGGATTTTCTGACAATGGTGTCACTGCAATCTTAGAATTGTTTAAGGAGTTACTTCCTGATGGAAGTACACTACCCTGTAAGTTCCATGATGTAAAAAAGTTGATACCGGAACTGGGGATGGACTACATAACCTATGATGCATGCATAAATGATTGTATTTTATACTGGAAGGATCATGCATCATTGGTTAAGTGTCATGTGTGTCAAGAACCTAGGTATGAGAAGGTATTTAATGACGATAGGAAGCTTACGCAAGTTGCTCGCAAGACGTTAAGACATTTTCCATTGATAAAAAGGCTGCAAAGGTTCTATAACATACCATGGATAGCAGAGGCAATGTATTGGCATTCCAGAGCATAG